A single Lacerta agilis isolate rLacAgi1 chromosome 10, rLacAgi1.pri, whole genome shotgun sequence DNA region contains:
- the PROSER2 gene encoding proline and serine-rich protein 2: protein MPRSVMSDYSGMVCEIPPQCQFGSFEKKHRLESGKNRPRRRCSTLDDDETLKYLTHEEKDVLLFFEETIDALEDDLEEQALHDSGIHCHSPRSMEDNMSSQSESEDIIDLVQSVLESSIQDCDPSGNMEPATEEAGKLDTLKPKYNVEDTCAEAAVPLPVLPSAPPLPIYEVFPAAPTVQHPKLARCIPTPLIIAQKISEKQAEGTPFSPASPKEGRPMERRSTPSSSPLRNRERFSAFKQTLPPPTAPKPQRFPSNISITNVGEREFSKTISRAAVNVQERKARVLANVNGSPYFIAELEERLQKHELSGHSRSSSLRDLPSEQARHEVLSRLSSVDGNLGPAPLDQSPDLPASTDKRPEQPVSNGYRNIHDILRRETSHFPSVSKTVTVKPDADLADGKPARQNTAKSFCNQRLPDLSLEMRRRSGSLPRPSGLRPQGITVQFSGRGSTEEARREALRKLGLLKD, encoded by the exons ATGCCGAGGAGCGTGATGTCGGATTACTCTGGAATGGTCTGCGAGATCCCTCCCCAGTGTCAGTTCGGTAGCTTTGAAAAAAAGCATCGCCTGGAGAGCGGAAAGAATCGCCCAAGGAGAAGATGTTCGACACTG GATGACGATGAGACCCTGAAATACCTCACTCACGAGGAAAAAGACGTCCTCCTCTTCTTTGAAGAAACCATCGATGCCTTGGAAGATGACTTGGAGGAACAAGCCCTGCATGACAGCGGCATCCACTGCCACTCTCCGAGGTCAATGGAAGACAACATGTCCAGCCAGTCGGAGTCTGAAGACATCATAGATCTGGTCCAATCGGTGCTGGAGAGCAGCATTCAGGACTGTGATCCTAGCGGAAACATGGAACCAG CCACAGAGGAGGCTGGGAAACTGGATACACTGAAGCCAAAATATAATGTTGAGGACACCTGCGCTGAGGCTGCCGTCCCTCTCCCTGTGTTGCCATCGGCTCCTCCGCTGCCAATCTACGAGGTGTTTCCTGCCGCGCCCACAGTTCAGCACCCAAAACTCGCCCGCTGTATCCCAACCCCGCTCATCATCGCTCAGAAGATATCCGAGAAGCAGGCGGAGGGCACCCCCTTCTCTCCCGCCTCTCCGAAGGAAGGGAGGCCTATGGAGAGGAGGAGCACGCCCTCGTCTTCCCCGCTGCGCAACAGAGAGCGTTTCTCCGCCTTCAAGCAAACTCTGCCGCCCCCAACCGCCCCCAAGCCCCAAAGGTTCCCGAGCAACATCAGCATCACCAACGTTGGCGAGAGGGAGTTCAGCAAAACTATCTCCAGGGCCGCCGTCAACGTGCAAGAGCGCAAAGCCAGGGTGCTGGCCAACGTCAACGGCTCGCCCTACTTCATAGCCGAGCTGGAAGAGAGACTTCAGAAGCACGAGCTGTCGGGCCACAGCAGAAGCTCGTCCTTGCGGGATTTGCCGTCGGAGCAAGCGAGACACGAGGTCCTGAGCAGACTTAGCTCGGTGGACGGAAATCTTGGACCGGCACCACTGGACCAGTCTCCAGATCTTCCCGCATCGACAGACAAAAGGCCAGAGCAGCCCGTGTCAAACGGCTACCGAAACATCCACGACATCTTGAGAAGGGAAACCAGCCACTTCCCCAGCGTGAGCAAAACGGTGACGGTCAAACCGGACGCTGATCTGGCCGATGGCAAGCCCGCTCGGCAAAACACCGCCAAGAGCTTTTGCAACCAGCGGCTGCCGGACCTCAGCCTGGAAATGAGGAGGAGGTCTGGGTCGCTGCCCAGACCGTCCGGATTGAGACCGCAGGGCATAACTGTACAGTTTTCCGGACGCGGGTCTACGGAAGAGGCGAGGAGAGAGGCGCTGCGGAAACTTGGGCTTCTCAAAGACTAG